The Tamandua tetradactyla isolate mTamTet1 chromosome 8, mTamTet1.pri, whole genome shotgun sequence genome includes a window with the following:
- the C8H11orf91 gene encoding uncharacterized protein C11orf91 homolog, producing MPKGRRGSRSPTMSQRPGPPLYFPSLYDRGVSSSPLSDFNIWKKLFVPLKAGGPAAGGTAGGRPLPQAPPAPAPPPPPPPGLGPPSERPCGPPWPSGLASIPYEPLRFFYSPPPGPGATASPPAPGPPAPRLAAASHPEELCELEIRIKELELLTITGDGFDSQRYKFLKALKDEKLQGLKTRQPGKKSAPLS from the exons GGCAGCCGGAGCCCCACGATGAGCCAGCGGCCCGGCCCGCCCCTCTACTTCCCGTCCCTCTACGACCGCGGCGTCTCCTCCTCCCCGCTCAGCGACTTCAACATCTGGAAGAAGCTTTTCGTGCCGCTGAAGGCGGGCGGGCCGGCGGCGGGCGGGACGGCGGGGGGGCGGCCCCTGCCCCAGGCGCCCCCCGCCCCggcgccgcccccgcccccgccgcccggCCTGGGTCCCCCCAGCGAGCGCCCCTGCGGCCCGCCCTGGCCCTCCGGCCTGGCCTCCATCCCCTACGAGCCTCTGCGCTTCTTCTACTCGCCGCCGCCGGGGCCCGGGGCTACCGCCtcgccccccgcccccggccccccgGCCCCCCGGCTCGCCGCCGCCTCCCACCCGGAGGAGCTGTGCGAGCTGGAGATCCGGATCAAGGAGCTGGAGCTGCTCACCATCACCGGGGACGGCTTCGACTCCCAGCGCT ATAAATTCTTGAAGGcgctaaaagatgaaaaattacaAGGACTGAAGACCAGGCAGCCTGGAAAGAAGTCGGCGCCTCTCTCCTGA